The Ornithodoros turicata isolate Travis unplaced genomic scaffold, ASM3712646v1 Chromosome209, whole genome shotgun sequence genome includes a region encoding these proteins:
- the LOC135373085 gene encoding uncharacterized protein LOC135373085, whose protein sequence is MNPAGDQQHPPPGATAPAAAAMPPASHVAVRLPPFWHRGPHIWFQQVEAQFLLAGITPQLTKYRHIVSSLPPEIAMDVADLIASPPPQAPYDQLRTAVLQRTMMSERKRLQQLLNAEELGDRRPSQLLRAMQALLADRSASFDEALLRELFLQRLPPTVQMVLTTAASLPLCDLADLADKVMEVASPAASISAVGHNHPTSSSGLLQQGTVPPLSPAAFASTSDMAAVRADIQRLSETVAALRYPDSRRRSPRRSSRSRRFRHSPRRQDGRSQSPFDDSNPPPC, encoded by the coding sequence ATGAACCCTGCTGGCGACCAGCAACACCCTCCGCCTGGCGCAACCGCCCCCGCTGCTGCTGCGATGCCTCCCGCGTCCCACGTCGCTGTTCGATTGCCGCCATTTTGGCATCGAGGACCCCACATCTGGTTCCAGCAGGTCGAAGCCCAGTTCCTGCTCGCTGGAATTACTCCCCAACTCACCAAGTACCGGCACATCGTCTCTTCCCTACCACCAGAGATAGCCATGGACGTTGCCGACTTAATAGCAAGCCCTCCACCTCAGGCGCCCTACGACCAGTTGCGCACTGCTGTTCTCCAGCGGACTATGATGTCAGAGCGGAAGCGCCTGCAGCAGCTCTTGAATGCCGAAGAACTCGGTGACCGACGACCTTCGCAGCTACTTCGCGCCATGCAGGCTCTCCTGGCGGATCGCTCAGCCTCTTTCGACGAAGCACTGCTTCGCGAGCTATTTTTGCAACGGCTACCCCCAACCGTACAGATGGTTCTCACTACAGCCGCCAGCTTGCCACTTTGTGACTTGGCCGACCTTGCCGACAAGGTCATGGAGGTCGCTTCCCCTGCAGCAAGCATAAGCGCCGTCGGCCACAACCACCCTACTTCCTCTTCAGGCCTTCTGCAGCAGGGCACGGTGCCGCCGCTTTCACCTGCCGCCTTTGCGAGTACGAGCGACATGGCTGCCGTGCGGGCGGATATCCAACGCCTCTCCGAGACTGTCGCTGCCCTGCGCTACCCCGATAGCCGTCGCCGGTCTCCCAGAAGATCCAGCCGCTCCCGTCGTTTCCGCCACTCTCCGCGAAGACAAGACGGCCGAAGCCAGTCTCCGTTCGACGACTCCAACCCACCACCTTGTTAG
- the LOC135373086 gene encoding uncharacterized protein LOC135373086: MSSWKTIDSSTNSDHLLILFVVPCSATRNSSSRILNNRRLQSQKLDALLAQCDSLSSVDWASHTLSSVAQSLQQSSFCVTKRTTSPCAPWWNDDCARAYRRRKAAWKQVLANTCYVNWKNYQFCKALFKRSVATAKREFYSGRNTFLSAPNRRKALHRHIALLRSSSPAVSTGLTVLSDTDFKARLEEIAKGLSLRFFDAMPLGSALPSSCVGYHGVSADELEFVVQSLPGTAPGPDGISAATVKSLWANHRPALLNLVNTSLQYAWIPATWKVARIVIVKKAPSNGLTLDNIRPIALTSVLCKTVERIINRRLLSHVVSRGILAAHQIGFRPHCSIWLAHTNIESQIRLAKEMRHLSALVALDIAKAYDSVIHAVLLQRLLDTATPPYLLTWIANFLSGRTFFCSDGRFVSSAYPQSKGVPQGSVLSPILFTILMSSLPCDPEVLTVTYADDIAFFASAPSLPELYAKLQAYMNTLSTWLDSVHLSLNVAKSAILVFPLDAAISIDLRVGLQSVRQVSQLKYHEYLGVWYDEALCWSQHIDYLSAKASKALCILHRCCSPRIGMRRAALLYIYKLYIRPVLEFGCVLFSSLPDWRLSKLYILERRALRLCLGLPKYTANDALLSEARLPSLKERFRSLTICCYLSQRQHPIALENNESMRDTRLWLTRHWHRRNTPQLPFAEQLLAPLRISLADVCVLGPHRDAAFIQVSEIFHADAKRLPLTTLQRTLTDHLNRYAQYLIAATGASVSAERAGAGLYFPQLDFQFPVRLPDFTPPFESEFLAMALALRRVPPAFEQVILLSDSLSVISALASPSGFRAPSESLVSILARLAPPHIRNVIITWIPGHCGLTLNETADTLAKTSLSGEILPPPSTCSHFCCQV; encoded by the coding sequence ATGTCGTCGTGGAAGACTATTGATTCATCTACCAACAGCGACCACCTCCTCATACTATTCGTGGTCCCCTGCTCTGCCACGCGTAACTCCTCCTCTCGGATCCTCAATAACCGCCGACTGCAGAGTCAGAAGCTGGATGCTCTTTTGGCCCAATGTGATAGCCTTTCTTCGGTAGACTGGGCATCTCACACACTGTCCTCCGTCGCCCAGTCCTTGCAGCAGTCCTCCTTCTGCGTTACGAAGCGGACTACATCCCCTTGTGCgccttggtggaacgacgactgTGCAAGAGCGTATAGGCGCCGCAAGGCGGCATGGAAGCAAGTGCTTGCCAACACCTGCTATGTGAACTGGAAGAACTACCAGTTTTGTAAAGCTCTCTTCAAGCGGTCTGTTGCTACAGCAAAGCGTGAGTTTTACTCTGGACGCAACACCTTCCTTTCTGCACCGAACCGTAGGAAAGCGCTTCATAGGCATATTGCCTTGCTTCGCTCCTCTTCGCCTGCCGTCTCCACAGGTCTCACTGTCCTCTCGGACACAGATTTTAAGGCACGCCTTGAAGAAATTGCCAAGGGTCTCTCATTGCGTTTTTTCGACGCGATGCCCCTCGGATCAGCCCTTCCCTCTTCTTGTGTGGGCTATCACGGTGTCTCTGCCGATGAATTGGAATTTGTGGTGCAGTCCTTGCCCGGAACAGCCCCTGGACCTGATGGAATTTCTGCTGCCACAGTGAAATCTCTGTGGGCCAACCACCGGCCGGCTTTACTGAATCTTGTTAATACATCTCTTCAATATGCATGGATTCCCGCTACCTGGAAGGTGGCGCGCATTGTCATCGTTAAGAAAGCCCCTTCCAATGGCCTTACGTTAGACAATATTAGGCCTATCGCCTTAACATCTGTGCTCTGTAAGACCGTTGAACGTATCATCAATCGGCGACTTCTCTCCCATGTGGTATCCCGTGGCATTCTCGCTGCCCACCAGATAGGCTTTCGCCCTCATTGCTCGATATGGCTCGCCCATACGAACATTGAGAGCCAGATTCGCCTTGCAAAGGAGATGAGACACCTTTCAGCACTTGTTGCCCTGGACATCGCCAAAGCATATGACAGTGTCATACATGCTGTGCTCCTCCAGAGGCTGCTAGACACCGCCACCCCCCCGTATCTGCTCACTTGGATTGCGAACTTTCTCTCGGGTCGCACCTTTTTCTGTTCAGACGGCCGATTTGTCTCCTCAGCGTACCCCCAGAGTAAAGGTGTCCCCCAGGGCTCGGTCCTGTCCCCCATACTGTTTACCATTCTCATGAGCTCTCTCCCTTGTGACCCAGAAGTCCTCACTGTAACGTATGCCGACGACATCGCGTTCTTCGCTTCGGCACCATCTTTGCCAGAGCTGTATGCGAAGCTGCAAGCCTATATGAACACCTTGTCCACGTGGCTAGACTCTGTCCATCTGTCGCTCAATGTGGCTAAGTCTGCTATTCTCGTCTTCCCGCTGGATGCGGCCATCTCTATTGATCTAAGGGTGGGGCTCCAGTCTGTCCGTCAGGTGAGCCAGCTTAAATACCATGAATACCTGGGTGTGTGGTATGATGAGGCTCTGTGCTGGTCCCAACACATCGACTACCTGAGCGCTAAGGCGTCGAAAGCTCTCTGCATACTTCATCGTTGCTGCAGCCCTCGCATTGGTATGCGCAGGGCTGCCctcctgtatatatataaactGTACATCCGACCTGTATTAGAGTTCGGCTGtgttctgttttcttctctGCCTGACTGGCGCTTGAGTAAACTATACATCTTAGAGAGGCGGGCCTTGCGGCTCTGTTTAGGTCTCCCTAAATATACGGCAAACGATGCACTCCTCTCTGAAGCCCGTCTACCTTCACTGAAAGAACGCTTTCGGTCTCTTACTATCTGTTGCTACCTCTCGCAAAGACAACACCCGATTGCGTTGGAGAATAACGAGTCGATGAGAGACACTCGGCTTTGGCTAACACGTCATTGGCACCGTAGGAATACACCACAGCTGCCTTTCGCCGAACAGCTCCTCGCGCCACTCAGGATCTCTTTGGCCGATGTATGTGTACTTGGTCCTCACCGGGATGCCGCCTTCATTCAAGTCTCCGAGATATTTCATGCGGATGCCAAGCGGCTTCCACTGACCACTCTACAGAGGACATTAACGGACCACCTAAATCGCTACGCGCAGTACTTGATTGCTGCAACGGGCGCGTCGGTTTCTGCGGAGCGCGCTGGAGCTGGCTTGTACTTCCCACAGCTTGATTTCCAGTTTCCGGTTCGCCTCCCTGACTTTACCCCACCCTTTGAAAGCGAGTTCTTAGCTATGGCCCTTGCCCTTAGGAGGGTTCCTCCCGCCTTCGAACAAGTTATCCTGCTGTCGGACTCCCTATCTGTCATTTCAGCCTTGGCGTCGCCCTCAGGCTTCCGGGCGCCCTCAGAGTCATTGGTATCCATCTTGGCTCGGCTTGCCCCACCTCATATTCGCAACGTCATAATCACGTGGATTCCTGGCCACTGCGGACTCACCCTTAACGAAACCGCTGACACCCTCGCTAAAACGTCCCTCTCCGGAGAGATTCTTCCTCCTCCCAGTACTTGCTCGCACTTCTGTTGCCAGGTATAG